From bacterium:
GGTGAGAAATGTCGCCGTCAGTCAGCGGGGCGGTAAATGGTATTTCAGTGTCCAGACTGAGCGGGAGGTGGAACAGCCGCTACACCCGTCCGACTCGATGGTCGGCATCGACATGGGCATTGTCCGTTTCGCTACCCTGAGCGACGGCACCGTAATCGAACCGCTCAACAGCTTCAGGAAACACCAGGAACGACTGGCCAGATACCAGCGGGCGATGAGCCGCAAGCGGAAGTTCAGCAACAAATGGAAGAGAGCGAAAGCCAAAATCCAGCGCATCCACACTCGCATCGCCAATTCCCGACGCGACTACCTGCACAAAGTCACGACCACGATGAGCAAAAACCACGCGATCGTGTGCATCGAGGACTTGCAGGTGCGGAACATGTCGAAGTCGGTGGCGGGTAGTCGCGGGAAGCCGGGCAAGAACGTCCGCGCCAAGTCCGGGCTGAACCGCTCCATCCTCGATCAAGGCTGGTCCGAGTTCCGACGGCAACTTGAGTACAAACAGGCTTGGCGTGGTGGACTCGTCATCGCGGTGCCCCCGGGTAATACCAGCAGGACGTGTCCGGCCTGCGGGCAGGTGTCGGGGAAAAATCGCCGGACACAGGCTCGCTTTTCGTGCGTGGTGTGCAGATTCGAGGAAAACGCCGATTTGGTCGGCGCGATCAATGTATTGGCGGCAGGGCATGCCGTTATAGCCTGTGGAGAGCCGGTGCAGTCAGGCCGCTCGGTGAAGCAGGAACCCACCGAAGCGACTCAGGCGGTTTCCGCGTGAGCGCCGTAGGAATCCCCCGGCTTCAGGCGGGGGAGGATGCCAAAGGAAAGAAGGCCATGGGGTACTTGAATACGTAATTGCCTGTCATCACGCGGGGGAGCCATGGGAGATTTCCTGAACCTGGAAGGACGGATCGCGGTCGTGACCGGCGGCGCCCGCGGGATCGGGCTGGCGATCACCCGCGCCCTGATCGATCACGGCGTCCGCGTGCACGTGTTCGATGTCGCCCCCGGGGCGGGGGACGACGCGGCGCCGTACACGTTCCACCAGGCCGACAT
This genomic window contains:
- a CDS encoding transposase, translating into MQRLQAFQYELMPNGQQHRDMRRFAGSCRFVFNKALAMQKARYEAGEKKLGYAGLCKLLTEWRNGTETPWLKDAPVHPLQQMIKDLERAYANFFAKRANFPRFKKKGQYDRFRYPDPKQIKLDQANDRIFLPKLGWLRYRNSREALGTVRNVAVSQRGGKWYFSVQTEREVEQPLHPSDSMVGIDMGIVRFATLSDGTVIEPLNSFRKHQERLARYQRAMSRKRKFSNKWKRAKAKIQRIHTRIANSRRDYLHKVTTTMSKNHAIVCIEDLQVRNMSKSVAGSRGKPGKNVRAKSGLNRSILDQGWSEFRRQLEYKQAWRGGLVIAVPPGNTSRTCPACGQVSGKNRRTQARFSCVVCRFEENADLVGAINVLAAGHAVIACGEPVQSGRSVKQEPTEATQAVSA